A window of the Parabacteroides merdae ATCC 43184 genome harbors these coding sequences:
- a CDS encoding helicase-related protein, translated as MDKSKAAADAVKLINQAKEDSNLQPLMIKAVCSFFDIMKGKELSQADRLFLHYLANQAGLPQYYYPMLNVGEYVDEEVTLQTFSNYINESSLIVGEGVMLHRYQKELLERFKRGQRNRIFLSASTSFGKTFLIYEIVRKMEYTNVAFIFPTLSLLSENLFKIHLSPEYKWVKDNYVIHTLSDKEEISGRNLFIFTPERFLSFLDKNKEIQLDFVFVDEIYKLDNGFIIDEVSQENERDVAYRIALHELLKTPHVDSLLTGPYIALPTKDKKDAQFSFKTFLDYYDFAIVNYNHYEIVNKVEVFAETASTIEIDNTFHLTFTNKTKSARIVQLVTQLLNRGENAIVYCSTKASTEKYAKILISKNNYIKDVDSEKVIRLTNHIDSLFANGRGAQWIVSKALKKGIGIHHGSVPKYIQQEIISLFNQNILKILICTTTITEGVNTTAKNVIVLSGKKGTKDLKKFDAQNIEGRAGRFMQHYQGRVFILDKNFADRMNEEDELLQHKFFDKNIDKKDVDIVLSDSNYLTIEQENRKKQLEAIKESGIMPKACFEEFRTISYDDKIYLYNTIARFSTTDHEKITELIRRYVGQRKSYLPGLELICQTIRPIIKNDNLRFYVENGNDQSGNCYLVGMISAFISKGFSGSVNYHIRKEGDVDKGVRKAANFVFNMLRYQVVKYFGLFNLLYKQFESTRKGVNVDEVNGIEALLLRLEYSADTRLGRQVSDIGASFNVVKYYDVKENNPDDRELIGKYYNQLDDYEKYNVARIDQIL; from the coding sequence TTTTCGACATTATGAAAGGAAAAGAGTTATCTCAGGCGGATAGACTCTTCTTGCATTATCTTGCTAACCAAGCAGGTCTCCCCCAGTATTATTATCCGATGCTGAATGTTGGAGAATACGTTGATGAAGAGGTTACTTTGCAGACCTTTTCAAATTATATCAATGAAAGCAGCTTGATAGTTGGCGAAGGTGTCATGTTGCATCGCTACCAGAAAGAACTCTTGGAAAGATTCAAGAGAGGGCAGAGAAATCGTATTTTTCTGAGTGCTTCAACATCTTTCGGAAAAACATTCTTGATATACGAGATTGTAAGGAAGATGGAATATACTAATGTTGCATTTATTTTCCCCACCCTTTCTCTCCTTTCTGAGAACTTGTTTAAGATTCATTTATCGCCTGAATATAAGTGGGTAAAGGATAACTATGTGATTCATACACTCAGTGATAAAGAGGAAATAAGCGGACGGAATCTTTTTATTTTTACTCCAGAACGATTCTTGTCTTTTTTGGATAAGAACAAAGAAATTCAATTGGATTTTGTATTTGTAGATGAGATATATAAGCTTGATAATGGTTTTATCATAGACGAGGTGTCTCAAGAGAATGAGCGAGATGTGGCGTACAGGATAGCTTTGCACGAATTGCTAAAGACCCCGCATGTTGATTCTTTACTTACAGGTCCATATATAGCACTTCCGACCAAAGATAAAAAAGATGCACAATTCTCATTTAAAACTTTCCTTGACTATTATGATTTTGCTATTGTCAACTACAATCACTACGAAATAGTGAATAAGGTGGAGGTCTTTGCAGAAACAGCATCAACCATTGAGATTGATAACACGTTTCACTTGACATTTACAAATAAGACTAAGAGTGCTCGCATTGTCCAACTTGTTACACAACTTTTGAATCGAGGAGAAAATGCTATAGTCTATTGCAGTACAAAAGCTTCGACGGAAAAATATGCTAAAATTTTAATTAGTAAAAATAATTACATCAAAGATGTTGATTCCGAAAAAGTAATCAGGCTTACAAACCATATAGATAGTTTATTTGCGAATGGGAGGGGAGCACAATGGATTGTTTCAAAAGCATTAAAAAAAGGAATTGGTATACACCACGGTTCAGTTCCAAAGTATATACAGCAGGAAATTATTTCACTGTTTAATCAGAATATTTTAAAGATCCTAATATGTACTACTACTATCACAGAGGGGGTAAATACCACAGCTAAAAACGTGATAGTGCTTTCTGGAAAAAAAGGAACGAAAGACTTAAAAAAGTTTGATGCACAGAACATAGAGGGGCGAGCTGGTAGATTTATGCAGCATTATCAAGGGCGGGTCTTTATTCTAGATAAAAATTTTGCGGATCGAATGAACGAAGAGGACGAATTGTTGCAACATAAATTTTTTGACAAGAATATTGATAAAAAAGATGTGGATATTGTTCTATCAGATTCCAATTATCTCACAATCGAGCAAGAAAATAGGAAAAAGCAGTTAGAGGCTATCAAAGAAAGTGGAATAATGCCTAAAGCATGTTTTGAGGAGTTTAGAACAATATCATATGATGACAAGATTTATTTGTACAATACAATTGCTCGCTTTTCAACAACAGATCATGAAAAGATAACAGAGTTAATAAGACGTTACGTTGGCCAAAGGAAGTCTTATCTTCCAGGTCTTGAACTTATATGTCAAACTATCCGTCCAATTATCAAAAATGACAATTTACGTTTTTATGTAGAGAACGGAAATGATCAGTCTGGTAACTGTTATCTTGTTGGTATGATTTCTGCTTTTATTTCTAAAGGATTTTCAGGCTCGGTAAATTATCATATTAGAAAAGAAGGGGATGTGGATAAGGGAGTTAGAAAGGCTGCTAATTTTGTTTTTAATATGCTCCGTTACCAAGTAGTAAAATATTTCGGTTTATTTAATTTGCTCTACAAACAATTTGAATCAACTCGCAAGGGTGTAAATGTTGATGAAGTTAATGGCATTGAAGCGTTATTACTCAGGCTTGAATATAGTGCAGATACAAGATTAGGAAGACAGGTTAGTGACATTGGTGCATCTTTTAATGTGGTGAAATACTATGATGTAAAAGAGAATAATCCAGATGATCGCGAGCTTATTGGAAAATATTATAACCAGCTGGATGATTATGAGAAATACAATGTCGCAAGAATAGATCAGATATTATAA
- a CDS encoding recombinase family protein, with the protein MVIAYLRVGTSNKELLEEQKDEIERYASNHDMNVDKWITDVTVDKGREDERNLARGLDRMQKGDSLIFSDISRLGRTLSEVMDIMGRCMEKGVQIYSIRDRYILDQALDLPVMGNVFKLVTEIEHSLMSIRTKEALNHKKSAGGPLGRPKGSAAKQSFLDANKEEVISMLERGDTVFEICKRFNVSRNTYYMFKRNYGL; encoded by the coding sequence ATGGTAATAGCTTATTTAAGAGTAGGAACTTCAAACAAGGAACTTCTAGAAGAACAGAAAGATGAGATTGAACGTTATGCTTCGAATCATGATATGAATGTCGATAAGTGGATTACGGATGTCACTGTCGACAAAGGGAGGGAAGATGAACGTAATCTCGCTAGGGGACTGGATCGTATGCAAAAAGGCGATAGTCTGATCTTTTCGGATATTTCCCGCTTGGGACGAACTTTGTCGGAAGTTATGGATATTATGGGACGCTGCATGGAAAAAGGCGTTCAGATCTATAGTATAAGAGACCGGTATATCCTAGACCAGGCATTGGATTTGCCAGTTATGGGAAACGTGTTCAAGTTGGTGACGGAGATCGAACACAGTTTGATGTCAATCCGTACCAAAGAGGCATTGAATCATAAGAAGAGCGCGGGAGGCCCGTTAGGCCGTCCGAAAGGATCGGCTGCAAAACAGTCTTTCCTGGATGCGAATAAAGAAGAGGTGATCAGCATGCTTGAACGCGGAGACACTGTTTTCGAAATTTGTAAACGTTTTAATGTTTCCAGAAATACCTATTATATGTTCAAACGGAACTACGGACTCTAA
- the corA gene encoding magnesium/cobalt transporter CorA, which produces MRRREYVHPHKRKHISNRHLADRYFYAGEHDTVTRISLTQYNTDTLHTREIKTNETSFKKFVDGNSINWFQVSGLTDSEAVTRIVNEFGMHNLDAKDILTPQHVVKIEEYDKHMLIVLNSSYYDTNMEINSEHISILITGNVVISFTESNNPVFEKAYKAIESDMLNIRRKNSGLLLAFLLNTIIANLVESASKVEEMLEDIEETLLDIKNDQGNMGLLIQQRRKEYMVIRKNSQPLKEQFAKLLRTENGIISSDILPIYNDLSDQLQFIIQTTESCREIISSLVDLYISNNDLRMNAIMKRLTIVSTIFIPLTFLAGIWGMNFKMMPELDWQYGYGIAWSLMLLTAISTWLYMRKKDWF; this is translated from the coding sequence ATGAGGCGAAGAGAATATGTACATCCACACAAGCGTAAGCATATTTCCAACCGGCATCTTGCCGACCGATATTTCTATGCCGGCGAGCATGATACCGTTACCCGGATCAGCCTCACACAGTACAATACCGACACTCTGCACACACGGGAGATCAAGACAAACGAAACGTCGTTCAAAAAATTTGTCGACGGAAATAGTATCAACTGGTTCCAGGTTAGCGGTCTGACTGATTCGGAGGCGGTCACGCGTATCGTCAATGAATTCGGGATGCATAACCTGGACGCCAAAGATATTCTGACTCCCCAACACGTAGTCAAGATAGAAGAGTATGACAAACACATGCTTATCGTACTCAATTCTTCCTACTACGACACCAATATGGAGATCAACTCCGAACATATCAGCATCCTAATCACGGGAAACGTAGTCATCAGCTTCACGGAAAGCAACAATCCTGTATTCGAAAAAGCCTACAAAGCCATCGAATCCGATATGCTGAATATTCGCCGAAAAAACAGCGGACTACTCCTGGCATTCCTTTTAAATACGATCATTGCCAATTTAGTGGAATCGGCCTCCAAAGTGGAGGAAATGCTTGAGGATATAGAAGAGACCCTGCTCGATATCAAAAACGACCAAGGTAATATGGGGCTGCTTATCCAACAACGTCGGAAAGAATATATGGTTATCCGCAAGAACAGCCAACCACTGAAAGAGCAATTTGCCAAACTGCTGCGCACCGAAAACGGAATCATAAGCTCCGACATCCTTCCCATCTATAACGACTTATCCGACCAGTTGCAGTTCATCATCCAGACAACCGAAAGCTGCCGGGAAATCATATCTTCCCTGGTCGATCTCTACATATCCAATAACGACCTGCGCATGAATGCGATCATGAAACGCCTGACAATCGTATCCACGATCTTCATCCCGCTGACATTCCTGGCTGGTATATGGGGGATGAACTTCAAGATGATGCCAGAATTGGACTGGCAATACGGATATGGTATAGCCTGGTCACTCATGCTACTGACAGCAATCTCGACCTGGCTATACATGCGGAAAAAGGATTGGTTTTAG
- a CDS encoding endonuclease MutS2 codes for MIYPQNFEQKTGFDKVRRLISEKCLSPLGEERVAEMEFSADYQTVTRRLEQTDEFVRILHGEDEFPASYFFDVRYSLKRIRPEGTWLDEKELFDLKRSLQTINDIIRFFRPSLEEGEEIKYPALTALAGDIQVFPQLIGKIDAILDKFGRVKDNASSSLAQIRKEITATMSGISRSLQSILRAAQSEGIIDKDITPTMRDGRLMIPVAPAFKRKIKGIVHDESASGKTVFIEPEVVVEANNRIRELEGDERREIMKILTEFTNFIRPLIPDILQSYEFLAEIDFIRAKALFAEQINGIKPVIEDKQQIDWIHAAHPLLFLSLQKQNKQIVPLDILLEEKKRLLIISGPNAGGKSVCLKTVGLLQYMLQCGLLIPVYESSKTGLFENLFIDIGDEQSIENDLSTYSSHLTNMKFFVKNCNSKTLILIDEFGSGTEPQIGGAIAEALLDRFNRNHSYGVITTHYQNLKHFAKDTEGIVNGAMLYDRHLMQPLFKLSIGNPGSSFAVEIARKIGLPEDVIADASANVGSDYINMDKYLQDIVRDKRYWESKRQNIRQQEKKLEDITARYEQDLEAVNKQRKEIMRNAKEEAQRILSEANAKIENTIREIKEAQAEKEQTKLARKALEEFKASVIAAEEEDGKIARKMAKLQERKERKKQKQNAPASKQVFNRDVIEAGDNVRLKGQVSAGTVMEVQGKQAVVAFGMIKSTVKLEQLEKVSKGQIKKEIQKSTFVSVQTADDMHEKKLNFKQEIDVRGMRGDEALQAVTYFVDDAIQVGAARIRILHGTGTGILRQLIRDYLHTVPGVRQYHDEHVQFGGAGITVVELE; via the coding sequence GTGATATATCCGCAAAATTTCGAACAAAAAACGGGCTTCGATAAAGTCCGTCGTTTAATTTCAGAGAAATGTTTAAGCCCGCTCGGAGAAGAACGGGTGGCAGAGATGGAATTCTCTGCCGATTATCAAACCGTAACTCGACGTCTGGAACAAACTGACGAGTTTGTTCGTATCCTGCACGGAGAAGACGAGTTTCCCGCCAGTTATTTTTTTGATGTGCGTTATTCGTTGAAGCGGATACGCCCCGAAGGAACCTGGCTAGATGAAAAAGAGCTATTCGACCTGAAACGTTCGCTCCAGACAATCAACGATATTATCCGCTTCTTTCGCCCTTCCCTGGAAGAGGGAGAAGAGATCAAATACCCGGCATTGACCGCCCTTGCCGGCGATATTCAGGTATTCCCGCAGTTAATCGGAAAGATCGACGCGATACTCGACAAATTCGGACGGGTGAAGGACAATGCCTCTTCTTCACTGGCGCAGATACGAAAAGAGATCACGGCTACCATGAGCGGTATCTCCCGCAGCTTGCAGTCGATATTACGCGCCGCACAATCGGAAGGTATAATAGATAAAGATATTACTCCCACCATGCGCGATGGGCGCCTGATGATCCCGGTCGCTCCGGCTTTCAAACGGAAGATCAAAGGGATCGTGCACGATGAATCGGCTAGCGGCAAGACTGTTTTCATCGAGCCGGAAGTCGTCGTGGAGGCAAATAACCGCATCCGCGAGCTGGAAGGCGACGAACGCAGGGAGATCATGAAGATCCTGACGGAATTTACAAATTTCATCCGTCCGTTAATCCCCGATATCCTGCAATCCTATGAGTTCTTGGCCGAGATTGACTTCATCCGCGCCAAAGCATTGTTTGCCGAGCAGATAAACGGAATCAAGCCGGTCATCGAGGACAAACAGCAGATCGACTGGATACACGCTGCGCATCCCCTGCTTTTCCTCTCGTTACAGAAACAAAACAAGCAGATTGTCCCGTTGGATATTCTCCTGGAAGAGAAAAAACGCCTGCTGATTATCTCCGGGCCGAACGCAGGTGGTAAATCCGTTTGCCTGAAAACGGTCGGATTGCTGCAATATATGTTGCAATGCGGCCTGTTGATCCCCGTATATGAAAGCTCGAAAACGGGATTGTTCGAAAACCTGTTCATTGACATCGGAGATGAGCAAAGTATTGAAAACGACTTGAGTACCTACAGTTCACACTTGACGAACATGAAATTTTTCGTCAAGAACTGTAACAGCAAAACTCTAATCTTGATTGACGAGTTCGGTAGTGGTACGGAGCCCCAGATCGGAGGTGCGATTGCCGAAGCCCTGTTGGACCGTTTCAACCGGAATCACAGCTACGGCGTTATCACGACTCACTACCAGAACTTGAAGCATTTCGCTAAAGACACGGAAGGGATCGTTAACGGCGCCATGCTCTATGACCGCCACCTGATGCAACCGCTCTTTAAGCTGTCGATCGGTAATCCGGGAAGTTCTTTCGCCGTCGAGATCGCCCGGAAGATCGGCCTACCGGAAGATGTCATTGCGGATGCATCTGCTAATGTCGGCTCCGACTATATCAATATGGATAAATATCTACAGGATATCGTTCGTGACAAACGCTATTGGGAAAGCAAGCGACAGAATATCCGCCAACAAGAAAAGAAGCTGGAAGATATTACCGCCCGCTACGAGCAGGATTTGGAAGCCGTAAACAAACAACGGAAAGAGATCATGCGTAACGCCAAGGAAGAGGCACAGCGTATCCTTTCCGAAGCCAACGCAAAGATCGAAAACACGATCCGCGAAATCAAAGAGGCACAGGCGGAAAAGGAACAGACCAAGCTTGCCCGCAAAGCCTTGGAAGAATTCAAGGCTTCTGTGATAGCAGCCGAAGAAGAGGACGGCAAGATCGCCCGTAAAATGGCGAAGTTGCAAGAACGCAAAGAACGTAAAAAGCAGAAACAAAACGCGCCGGCCTCCAAGCAGGTCTTCAACCGTGATGTCATAGAAGCTGGCGACAACGTCCGCCTCAAAGGACAAGTCTCAGCCGGAACCGTTATGGAAGTTCAAGGAAAGCAGGCAGTTGTAGCATTCGGCATGATTAAGAGCACAGTCAAGTTGGAACAACTGGAGAAGGTCAGCAAAGGACAAATCAAGAAAGAGATCCAAAAAAGTACTTTTGTCAGTGTCCAGACAGCGGACGATATGCATGAAAAGAAATTGAACTTCAAGCAGGAGATAGATGTTAGAGGTATGAGAGGGGACGAAGCCTTACAGGCCGTTACTTACTTTGTGGACGATGCCATACAGGTTGGTGCCGCTCGCATCCGTATTCTGCACGGGACAGGGACAGGCATACTTCGGCAGCTGATACGCGATTACCTGCACACTGTTCCGGGCGTCCGCCAGTATCACGACGAACATGTCCAATTCGGAGGTGCGGGTATTACGGTTGTAGAACTCGAATAA
- a CDS encoding PDZ domain-containing protein, with product MKRAILSVLLLFAFLTGFAQNRNICRLGITYDISQSDHWGKNKPVITSVIPYSPAELAGVKTNDIIIAIDGVQTTDISSEEIGEMLNPAGKNEVLLTIGNLANPAKQVLVKKECKKGNAITEEQLATAFSMYSLETTSEREFVCPFKTTVTADPVDLGKFKTFAFSAIDENNSKLETAINESIEKELTKKGMTVDTDRPDIIVQTFYFFDKNPNYKGANKILVEKEPIYRYNFNHSKMETFPFLNSMSAEAEAEYLLQFGFRLIDQRDVPGRILWECEANELLEDSYRLDEYARIHAPLMCMQYPYVKYQRNVPFKVNQKTYNYTGLSYDIDRMEQIADVDKNSPAYAAGLRPRDIVEKINDQKMNYTAEEFSAAYKGFITNTMKYRDPKTQFTDANGFKRCMFWDTFKYSQVADAIQKPGNKTTYSYLYYYAPYINPSGNNACTFDIKRGKNKMEIIVRPTIRRSVTVEVK from the coding sequence ATGAAGAGAGCGATTTTGTCAGTTTTACTGCTATTTGCATTTCTTACCGGTTTTGCCCAAAACCGGAATATATGCCGATTAGGAATTACATACGATATCAGTCAAAGCGACCACTGGGGGAAAAACAAACCGGTCATAACCAGTGTCATCCCTTATTCGCCGGCAGAACTCGCAGGAGTTAAAACCAATGATATCATTATAGCTATCGACGGTGTGCAAACGACAGATATTTCGTCGGAAGAGATCGGTGAAATGCTGAATCCCGCCGGGAAAAACGAGGTATTACTGACGATCGGCAATCTGGCGAACCCTGCTAAACAGGTGCTTGTCAAAAAAGAATGCAAAAAAGGGAATGCGATTACCGAAGAACAATTGGCCACCGCTTTTTCTATGTACAGCCTCGAAACGACCAGCGAACGGGAATTTGTCTGTCCATTCAAGACAACCGTGACAGCCGACCCTGTAGATTTAGGAAAGTTCAAGACTTTTGCCTTCTCTGCCATAGACGAGAATAACAGCAAACTGGAAACGGCTATCAACGAAAGCATCGAAAAGGAGTTGACCAAGAAAGGAATGACAGTCGACACAGACCGTCCCGACATCATAGTACAGACCTTCTATTTCTTCGATAAGAATCCGAACTATAAAGGAGCGAACAAGATCCTGGTCGAAAAAGAGCCGATCTATCGCTACAACTTCAATCACAGCAAGATGGAGACATTCCCGTTCCTGAACTCGATGTCTGCAGAAGCGGAAGCGGAGTACCTGCTCCAGTTCGGTTTCCGCCTGATCGACCAACGTGACGTACCGGGCCGCATCCTGTGGGAATGCGAAGCAAATGAGCTGTTGGAAGACTCATACCGCCTGGATGAATATGCCCGTATCCATGCACCATTGATGTGCATGCAATATCCGTACGTCAAATATCAGCGTAACGTGCCGTTCAAGGTCAATCAGAAAACCTACAACTACACGGGGCTGAGTTACGATATCGACCGTATGGAACAGATCGCCGATGTCGACAAAAACTCACCTGCCTATGCAGCCGGATTACGCCCCCGTGATATTGTAGAGAAAATCAACGACCAGAAAATGAATTACACGGCAGAAGAATTCTCCGCTGCTTACAAAGGATTTATTACTAACACGATGAAATACCGCGATCCGAAAACCCAGTTTACGGATGCCAACGGTTTCAAACGTTGTATGTTCTGGGACACATTCAAATACTCACAAGTAGCCGATGCGATCCAGAAACCCGGTAACAAGACCACCTACTCATATTTATATTATTACGCCCCGTATATCAACCCATCCGGAAACAATGCCTGTACGTTCGATATCAAAAGGGGTAAAAACAAAATGGAAATCATCGTCCGCCCGACCATTCGCCGGTCCGTGACGGTCGAAGTAAAATAA
- a CDS encoding nucleotide exchange factor GrpE, whose product MNKMNFNSKKETADKKERQGADDATKLQDEQVNAAEENATSDNVTDEGPEQKELEELKKKYDELNDSHLRLMAEFDNYRKRTLREKSELIKNGGESALTHLLPVVDDFERALQNIRSAEDIKAVTEGVELIYSKFMSYLSHQNVKPIETVGEPFDAETSEAVAMIPAPEPDMKGKVLDYVQTGYTLNDKVIRHAKVVVGE is encoded by the coding sequence ATGAACAAGATGAATTTTAATAGCAAGAAGGAAACTGCTGACAAAAAAGAACGCCAGGGTGCTGATGACGCGACAAAATTGCAGGATGAACAGGTAAATGCGGCAGAAGAAAATGCCACATCTGACAATGTGACGGATGAAGGTCCGGAGCAGAAGGAGCTGGAAGAATTGAAGAAGAAATATGACGAACTGAATGATTCCCACCTGCGCTTGATGGCTGAGTTCGATAACTACCGTAAACGTACATTGCGCGAAAAGTCCGAGCTGATCAAGAACGGTGGCGAAAGTGCTTTGACTCACCTGCTCCCTGTTGTCGACGATTTCGAACGTGCTTTGCAGAATATCCGTTCGGCTGAAGATATAAAGGCTGTTACGGAAGGAGTGGAACTTATCTATTCGAAATTCATGTCTTACCTGTCTCATCAGAATGTAAAACCGATCGAAACTGTCGGTGAACCGTTCGATGCTGAAACGTCTGAAGCAGTCGCCATGATTCCTGCACCGGAACCCGATATGAAGGGCAAGGTTCTGGATTATGTGCAGACCGGTTATACTTTGAACGATAAGGTGATTCGCCACGCTAAAGTTGTGGTAGGCGAATAA
- the dnaJ gene encoding molecular chaperone DnaJ, producing MVKRDYYEVLGVEKTASVEEIKKAYRKKAIQYHPDKNPGDKQAEENFKEAAEAYDVLSDPQKRQRYDQFGHAGVGGASQGGGFGGGMSMDDIFSQFGDIFGGHFGGFGGFGGFGGGSRGGRRVNRGSDLRVKVKLNLKEIATGVEKKIKVKKYVTCSKCHGSGAEDDHSSKTCETCHGSGVVTRVANTILGQMQTQTTCPTCGGEGKIITKKCSECNGEGIVRDDEVITINIPAGVAEGMQLSMSGKGNAARHGGINGDLLILVEEEPHPELIRDENDILYNLLLSVPQAALGGTVEVPTIDGKAKVKIEPGTQPGKVLRLRNKGLPSVNSYGTGDLLVNVSVYIPETLSASEKDIMNGLENSPNFQPKKSVKEKIFDKFRHMFD from the coding sequence ATGGTTAAAAGAGATTATTATGAAGTGCTGGGCGTCGAGAAGACTGCCTCGGTAGAGGAAATAAAGAAAGCTTACCGTAAAAAGGCGATTCAGTACCACCCTGACAAGAATCCGGGTGACAAGCAGGCTGAAGAGAACTTCAAGGAAGCTGCTGAAGCGTATGATGTACTGAGCGATCCTCAGAAACGCCAGCGTTATGACCAGTTCGGTCATGCCGGAGTGGGAGGGGCTTCGCAGGGCGGTGGCTTTGGCGGAGGAATGTCTATGGACGATATTTTCTCACAGTTTGGAGACATCTTTGGCGGACATTTTGGTGGCTTTGGCGGTTTTGGTGGTTTTGGTGGCGGTTCACGTGGCGGTCGCCGGGTAAATCGTGGTTCGGATTTGCGTGTGAAAGTAAAGTTGAACCTGAAAGAGATCGCTACCGGAGTCGAAAAGAAGATCAAGGTTAAGAAATATGTGACCTGTTCCAAATGTCATGGCAGCGGTGCGGAGGACGATCACAGTTCCAAGACTTGTGAAACCTGTCATGGCAGCGGTGTTGTCACCCGTGTGGCCAATACGATCTTAGGACAGATGCAGACACAGACAACCTGTCCGACCTGTGGAGGCGAAGGGAAGATTATCACCAAGAAATGTAGCGAGTGCAATGGTGAAGGAATCGTGCGCGACGACGAGGTGATCACGATCAATATCCCGGCCGGTGTGGCGGAAGGCATGCAGCTCTCCATGAGTGGGAAGGGGAATGCGGCCCGTCATGGAGGTATTAACGGTGATTTGCTGATCTTGGTCGAAGAAGAGCCGCATCCGGAACTGATACGTGACGAGAACGACATTCTGTATAACCTGTTACTGAGTGTGCCTCAAGCGGCTTTGGGTGGCACAGTTGAAGTTCCGACCATCGATGGTAAGGCTAAAGTCAAAATCGAGCCAGGGACTCAACCGGGGAAAGTACTCCGTTTGCGAAACAAAGGGCTTCCCTCTGTTAACAGTTATGGAACGGGAGACCTGCTTGTAAACGTAAGTGTTTATATTCCGGAAACGTTGTCTGCGTCAGAGAAAGATATCATGAACGGCTTGGAGAATTCTCCTAATTTCCAACCGAAGAAATCTGTCAAGGAGAAGATTTTCGATAAGTTCAGACATATGTTCGATTAA